Below is a genomic region from Flammeovirgaceae bacterium SG7u.111.
ATCATAGATCCCATTGCAGTGTGCGCAGCATCTTCAGCGTAAAATATACTATTAAAAGCAGAATATGGTGGATACAGCCGCTTCTGTGCCGTTTTTTGTGCACTTCTAGCAAATTCACTCTTAATGTCTTTTATCTTACTAGGTAGACCATGATAGTGTTTACTTGAAGCGGCCCAAGCTTTCCCAAATTTTTTCATCCAACATTGGGTGATACCGCTGGTAGACTTGGTCTTAATGGATCTGGCATACCTGATAAATCTTGCAATAAACTGACATCACTATAGTCAATATAAGTTAAAGGACCATTTCCACGCTGCTTTGGAAGATTAGGTTCTGGTCCTGGATTGTTCCCCTGAATTACCACCGCAGGAGGGTTTTCAACAATATCGCCGATGAATCCACGAATAGCTTTACCAATAGTAACAAGACCCATTCCAGGGTAATAACCACCCCCTGAACCTCCAAAAGAACCGCCATTACCCGTAGCTTCTGCTTGAACCAAAGCTCCAATGCTAATACCAAATTCTGCATCATTCCAAATAGAAGTGCCATCATTACTATTATCAATCGAAAAACTCCCATCTTTGTTTTTACTTATTCTACCAGATACTTCCTCATGTTCTCTTCTGTATATTCTTGCCTCTTTTCTTGTTTCAAATAAACCATTTGGGTCTATAAACGATATCGGATTATTAAACGCATATCTGTAAGGCGAAAGGTTAGAAGCTTTATGACCAAGAGGATCCACAACATGCCATCTCCCCAATGTAGCATCGTAATTTCTCCATCCATAGTCCATCCAGTGCAGCCCAAACTCTTCCTGCTTCTCCTTTCCGTTATACTGGAATATATGGTCAGGCGCGCCTTGCCTTTCAATCCCCGCCATGTTCATGCCGTAGGGGTAGTAGTGGTTCTCCTGCACCACCAGTTGCTGGTGTGCGATCTTGAAATCGTCCACCCAAACCGGCTCGCTGGACTCGTTCACTACGAACACTTTTGCATAGCCATTGTGCTTAGCCTTATCAGGGGAGGCCTTTAGTTCGATCCACTTCTTATCCGAGTCTTCACTCCTGATTTCCGTTCTGGCACTCTGCACCACCTCGTCGTTCTCGTTGTAGAACACCACCTGCACATAGGCGAGGGGCACACCATTTAAGCCATCAGTACCAGGAGGCTTCATGCCCAATCCCAAGTTACCAAAAAAGCTTCCTGTTTCCGAGCCTGTCCCAAAACTTTCCGAGAAAAATGTAGAATAGTTACCTGAACTTGGCGAAGATGCTGGGTTATCGTAATAAACCCATACGGATGCTTCTACTTTGTCGTCCTTGCTGATCTTGAACATCTTGTAAGGGCCTACCGTAGATTCTATCTTGACCGCTTTAGTCCCGCCATGCGAAAATTCCCCATCTCTTGTCCCTAATTGGTCAAAAGTGGCTTCTTCCAGTTCCTTGGTCTTTGCAGGAGTCTCCTCCATGGTCGCCACATATTCCTTGGTCGCCTCCCTAAAGCTTACCCTCAGGTTGCCGAGGTGGTCCTTGTAGTGGTACTCGTATACATAGCCGCTTCCTTCCTCGAAAGGCAGCGTGCTCTTGGGCAGCACCCTGCCTTCTGCCATGTGCATGAACTGCAGCTCGCCGTCCTCATACACAAATTCTCCTACGTAGTCGGTGGTCTTTTTCAATGCACCACCTTCAAATACCTTCTTCTGCAGCTTGATCCCCGCCGCATCATAAGTGTACTCTATCCGCTTGTCGGAAGAGCCGAACTTGATCACGCTGGGCAGGTTGAGGTGGTTATAGGTGATACCGTTCCCGCTGCCATCTTTTATGCCCTTGTTCAGGTCTTTTACCAAGTTGCCATTGGCATCGTAGGCATAGTCATTGCCACTTGTGTTCCCGTCGGTGAAGTCTCCAGCTACCTCGTGGTTGTTACCGCTGGTGCCGTCCGCCACGCTCAGTAGTCTGTTCCCATCGTAGCTATAGCTCAATTGGTCTATGTACCCGTAGCTTTTCTGCTCCTGCTGGGTTAGCCCCTTCCTATTTAGGCTAAGGATATTGCCGTTGAGGTCGTAGCTAATGTTCGATACGTCGTAGTCCTCGTCGCTGTTAAAATTTTGGTCAAAACCATAATTGGCAGCGGTGAGGCGGTTGAGCTTGTCGTAGCTGTAGCATGGAGTGGAAACTATTTCCATAGCCTCTGGCAACCTTGGGCGTGGGCGCCCTATAAATTTTCCTCATCATGCTAAAGCTTGACAGGCGCGGCTGGAGCCAAGCGAGATTGGTTGTTAAAAAGCGACGCCATCGTTTAAAACGATGGCATCGCTAGCCCTACCTAACTAACCCAGCCTACTCCAACTCCTTCAAAATCTCTTCAATAGCCTTATCTAGTTGGGGGTGATTTCCGTCCAAGCGGTCTTTGAAGTTTTTGGGTACGAAGATGTCGGGTTTTACGCCTTCGGCTTCTAGGTTTTTGCCGTCTAGGGTGTAGCAACCCCAAGAAGGCAAGCGATAGAACGAACCGTCCACCAAGCCTTTGCCCGAAGTAAAGATGATCCAGCGGTAGGTTTCCGTGCCTATGATCTTGCCCAAGCCCAGTTCTTTGAAGCCACCTGCGGTCATCTCCGCATCGCTCAACGATTGCTCGTTGATCAGCAGCACGATGGGCTTTGCCGCAGGACCAAAGTTGGATTGCTGCGTAAGTTGCCCTTCTCGGTATTTCCAATTGAGGTAGGGCTTGTGGGAGAGGAATTGCAGCACTTTGTCGTGCACATTTCCGCCCGTATTGTAGCGTAGGTCAAGAATCAGTGCATCTTTTTTATAGGCTTCGGACACCATTTCTCGCATAAAGTTATCAAGCTCGCCGCCGCCCATATTTTTCATGTGCACATAGGCTATGCGGTTTTCGCTTTTTTCGTCCACATATTTTTGGTTGGCGTCCGTCCACTCGTTGTACATCTTGAAGCGGGTGCTGTAATACGGCTCTGGGTGGAGCTTCACCTCTTTTTTCACCCCTGCCCTTTCGAAGGTCAGGAGCATTTCCTCGTCTAGCGAAGGCGTATTGAAATAGGTTTCACGGTTCGTGGTTTCAACCACCGCT
It encodes:
- a CDS encoding RHS repeat-associated core domain-containing protein; protein product: MEIVSTPCYSYDKLNRLTAANYGFDQNFNSDEDYDVSNISYDLNGNILSLNRKGLTQQEQKSYGYIDQLSYSYDGNRLLSVADGTSGNNHEVAGDFTDGNTSGNDYAYDANGNLVKDLNKGIKDGSGNGITYNHLNLPSVIKFGSSDKRIEYTYDAAGIKLQKKVFEGGALKKTTDYVGEFVYEDGELQFMHMAEGRVLPKSTLPFEEGSGYVYEYHYKDHLGNLRVSFREATKEYVATMEETPAKTKELEEATFDQLGTRDGEFSHGGTKAVKIESTVGPYKMFKISKDDKVEASVWVYYDNPASSPSSGNYSTFFSESFGTGSETGSFFGNLGLGMKPPGTDGLNGVPLAYVQVVFYNENDEVVQSARTEIRSEDSDKKWIELKASPDKAKHNGYAKVFVVNESSEPVWVDDFKIAHQQLVVQENHYYPYGMNMAGIERQGAPDHIFQYNGKEKQEEFGLHWMDYGWRNYDATLGRWHVVDPLGHKASNLSPYRYAFNNPISFIDPNGLFETRKEARIYRREHEEVSGRISKNKDGSFSIDNSNDGTSIWNDAEFGISIGALVQAEATGNGGSFGGSGGGYYPGMGLVTIGKAIRGFIGDIVENPPAVVIQGNNPGPEPNLPKQRGNGPLTYIDYSDVSLLQDLSGMPDPLRPSLPAVSPNVG